A region of Polyangiaceae bacterium DNA encodes the following proteins:
- a CDS encoding VWA domain-containing protein has translation MRSVLAFLAMIPLSVLSCSSSDDGGVAEGGKGGVGNGGSGGFGGSGASTGKPCAGAKDCSAGQYCSVAGYCVGDGSCGADGDCSAPKLCGESSKKCLDPGSCEQDGDCASGQVCNAGTKKCEIGSGCGKSEFTITQLAPNVMILLDRSGSMEGDAGGDSRWNVAKKAIAQVTTKFDDKLRFGLATYSSCASGGCSAGSIVVPIADKNATAINTFLGNTIDQGSSNGQGTSGGKIQYLCDSGDPETSTGKSLVALVGQASLQDPTRSNVVILLTDGAESNECKGSCDGPCGAAQLLGQAPSVKTYVIGLGVNPASVDAIAASGGTAQSVPATNQTELDNAFNKVADAVASCDYLLDNAPADANGIYVYFNDDPAGVPKDSANGWSYDPVTKKLSFNGTACTQLKGGTVKDVDVVYGCPGPIVE, from the coding sequence ATGCGCTCGGTACTGGCGTTCCTGGCGATGATCCCGCTCAGCGTCCTCTCCTGCTCCTCGAGCGACGACGGCGGCGTGGCGGAGGGCGGCAAGGGCGGCGTCGGCAACGGCGGGAGCGGCGGCTTCGGCGGCTCCGGCGCCAGCACGGGGAAGCCCTGCGCGGGCGCAAAGGACTGTAGCGCCGGACAATACTGCAGCGTGGCGGGCTACTGCGTGGGCGACGGGTCGTGTGGCGCCGACGGCGACTGCAGCGCGCCGAAGCTGTGCGGCGAGAGCTCGAAGAAGTGCCTGGACCCGGGGAGCTGCGAGCAAGACGGCGACTGCGCCAGCGGTCAGGTCTGCAACGCCGGCACCAAGAAGTGCGAGATCGGCTCGGGCTGCGGCAAGAGCGAGTTCACCATCACCCAGCTCGCGCCGAACGTGATGATCCTGCTCGACCGCAGCGGGAGCATGGAAGGCGACGCGGGCGGTGACAGCCGCTGGAACGTGGCCAAGAAGGCCATCGCTCAGGTCACGACCAAGTTCGACGACAAGCTGCGCTTCGGCTTGGCGACGTACTCCTCGTGCGCTTCCGGAGGTTGCTCGGCGGGCAGCATCGTGGTCCCCATCGCGGACAAGAACGCCACCGCCATCAACACCTTCCTCGGCAACACCATCGACCAGGGCAGCTCCAACGGGCAGGGCACCTCCGGCGGAAAGATCCAGTACCTGTGCGACAGCGGCGATCCCGAGACCAGCACGGGCAAGAGCCTGGTGGCCCTGGTGGGTCAGGCGTCGTTGCAGGATCCCACCCGCTCGAACGTGGTCATCCTGCTGACCGACGGCGCCGAGAGCAACGAGTGCAAGGGTTCCTGCGACGGACCTTGCGGCGCCGCGCAGCTCCTCGGGCAGGCGCCCTCGGTGAAGACCTACGTCATCGGCCTGGGCGTGAACCCGGCGTCCGTGGACGCGATCGCCGCCTCCGGCGGCACCGCGCAGTCGGTTCCGGCGACGAACCAGACGGAGCTCGACAACGCTTTCAACAAGGTCGCCGACGCGGTCGCGAGCTGCGACTACTTGCTCGACAACGCCCCAGCCGATGCCAACGGCATCTACGTCTACTTCAACGACGACCCCGCCGGCGTGCCCAAGGACAGCGCGAACGGCTGGAGCTACGATCCGGTGACCAAGAAGCTCAGCTTCAACGGCACGGCGTGTACCCAGCTCAAGGGCGGGACGGTGAAGGACGTCGACGTGGTCTACGGCTGTCCCGGGCCCATCGTGGAGTGA